A region of the Arachis hypogaea cultivar Tifrunner chromosome 15, arahy.Tifrunner.gnm2.J5K5, whole genome shotgun sequence genome:
AAGTCCATTTTGCAACTCAACAAAATTCATGGTACATGGAATAACAAATGACAACGGACATTTacaaacaaaagtcactcctTTATGTGTGTTTGGTATAACCTCACCGTTATAATATACTCGCAAATTTGTAATATTTTCCATAACTTCAACCTCACCTAATCCGATTTTTTTGACACAGCTAACTGCCAAAAAAACTAAGAACTACAACATATGTGCAAGAAAGAAGAATATGATGAATAAAAGTGGAGTTAGGCAAGCTGAATGAGCATTTTGCTTTGTATTTATAGGCCGGACTCttagttaaaatatatatatatatatatatattttttaaacaaaacataacatgtgtttttagtttttcaaaaaaaaagttgatAGCCTATAAAACGCAATCTGCGTTTTGGCTATTCTATAAAAAAAGCTGACACACAAAAGTAAAATGCAAGATGTGTTTTGttacttcaaaaaaaaattttaatacctACAGCAAAATATAAGCTACGATTGggcttaaaaaaaaataaaaatctttgaaAGATCAAAACGGAACCTGCGTTTGTGTATGTTtctcaaccaaaaaaaaaattgaaaacaaaactaaAACGTAACCTACTTTTGACCAAATACCATAGTAGTGGAAgtttttttcagggttttttatttaaataaattatttgctcTTCTATTTTACGTGAATCCCCTAAATGGTTTTTTTGAATGTGAATCCCCTAAACCATATATTATATAAATCGTCCTAGGCTGGTGTGTGTTAGTTAATATATAAAACATTGTaccctgggacgatttatgcatgaattgcataggtgaataGAGCATAAATCGTCCCACCCTAGTGTGTTTTAGAAGTCACACATAAATCGTCCTAACCTAGTATGAGTTATGTGTTTTCACCTAAAACACCCTACCCTGGCACGATTTATGTGCATCTTTGTAACCCTCAACCCCCTAGCACGATTTACGTGCAAATCCCTAACCCACAACCCCCTAAGACGATTTATGTGCAAATCTTTATCCCTCAATATCCTAAAACGAATTATGTGTTATATGATAAGATACGTTAGTATGGGACGATTTACGTGTAAAAACACAATACCAGATATCACATGAAACGATTTATGTGCTTGAAGAGCCTATAAATACAGGAGGAACATATAAGTTTTTTACATTCCGATTGGCAACTCTGCAAAGACACCTATATAACCAAGATAACGTGGCCGAACCCCAGCTATACTTTCCGAGTCCGTCGAGATCCGCAACATACGGGAGCCAGCGTAAGTGCACTCTAGCCCCAGACTTGTCGCCAAAAAGCATCATGGACAACAACATCATTATGTAACCACGAGCATAGACCTGTACCATAGAATCTGTAGCATCATTCGGCATTACTCTCAACCTGTTTTGGAACCAGCCATATGACACGGTGAACTCATCAATACAGTCTTCAGGAGGAAGTTCACCGAACAACTCTTCAAACCACTGCCACGCAGGTTTACCACCTTCCATCAACTGCTCAAAGTCACTGAGACAACCACTAACTGGAAATCCATCAACAGGGAGGCCGAATTGATATGCCACATCCTGTAAAGTGACAGTGCACTctccaaatggcatatgaaaagTGTGTGTCTCTGGACGCCATCGCTCAACAAAGGCACTAATTAGTGGCTCATCCAGCTTAAACCAATAATCATTCAGCCTAGCAACATGCAGCAATCCGGCGCTATCTAAGTAAGGCATAATACGGTCATGCAATATCATCTTTTGTTGCCTGCGGATAGTCCGTACACACCGGGTTGGCTGATAACAGAATAACAAGCACAGTTACAACTCAACATCCCACAACAACCAAAAATATGTATCAGAAATCAACCTCACTCCTAAACCAAACATGACCCTAACCTATCCTAAACATGTTAACCTTAACGTTTCACAAATTTCTAACACAACAACCACTTTTTTTCCAAATGAATCACATTCTTATAACTAAACACATCAACGACATTGACTATATCAGTTgtaaaccaaattaattactaaCCTCTTCGTCGATAAAACCTGCCACGTGCGCGATGCCGTTCAATCGGTACATGTCGTTCCTCGCCATCTTGCACTGCCACCCAAAGCCAGCAAATCAGCCTTCTACCGCCGCCAACACAACCTTCGGAAGCCGCCCTCAGCCGCCGTCGATGCCGTCCACCGGAGGCCACCTCCTCCGACGCCTTAGCAATCCTCCACTGCCGCCGCCCACTACCCTTCCTTGAATTTTTTCCCGTTGCTCTCCTCCCCTCCACTACCCTCCTCGCCGCTAATGGAGTCTCTCACAAATGAGACTTTACTCGTGGAAGGTAAGTAGGGTTTGGCTCTTAACACATGAATCGTTCTAGGCTGCTGAGGGGTATTTATGCACGTAAATCGTGTTAGGTTGGTAGGGGTTAGTTTTGCACATAAATCGTGCTAGGTTGGTGGGGGTTAGGGATTTGCACGTAAATCGTGCTAGGGGGTTGAGGGTTACAAAGATGCACATAAATCGTGCTAGGGTAGGGTGTTTTAGGTGAAAACACATAACTCATACTAGGTTAGGACGATTTATATGTGACTTCTAAAACACACTAGGGTGGGACGATTTATGCTCtattcacctatgcaattcatgcataaatcgtcccagggtACAATGTTTTATATATTAACTAACACACACCAGCCTAGGacgatttatataatatatatatggtTTAGGGGATTCACGTTCAAGAAAACCATTTAGGGAATTCACGTAAAATAGGAgagcaaataatttatttaaataaaaaatcattttttttatgcatCCATTTCATTGGACAACACCAGTACCAAATCCATAATGAAAAAACTGAGCCACTAAATTAATTTCACATATATAAACTTGGCTTTTACTtgacttttatatattaatatctgTTGAAGTTTCTTCACATACCACttgatttttactttttaaaagtaataacagtatttttcaaaaataataacataaatcACATAAATAAAATGAATTTGTCTCGATATTATCTGAGTgtcctaaattaaattaaattatatttttcgcttttatccttaaaaaaaattgtacaaaACATTATTTCTCGGAAAACATTATTATTCACATGTCACAAGCGGACACCAAAAACAGAAAGATACATGTCACAAGTGTGGACCACAAATGTCTCATCTCTTTCATTAATTTGTTTCCATACAGAAGCGTCTACCATAAATATACACTTCGTGCTTTGCTTGATTAGTGTAAGTGGTAACCTATATAGTAGATATCAGAGTTTCAATAATTTATAGCCGCCTTTCAACAATAATATTTATGGCAGCAAAAAGTAGTGACTTGAAGCTTTTGGGTGGATGGTTCAGTCCATTTGCCTCGAGGGTGAAGATTGCACTTAACATCAAAGGATTGGAATATGAGAACATTGAAGAGGACTTGAACTCCAAAAGTGATTTTCTTCTTCGTTCCAATCCCGTGCACAAGAAAATCCCAGTTCTAATTCATGGTGACAAACCCATATGTGAATCCTTAGTCATAGTTCAATATATTGACGAGGTTTGGTCCAATGGTCCTTCTATTCTTCCTCGAGATGCTTATGACAGAACAATTGCTAGATTTTGGGGTTCATACATTGACGATAAGGtatgctttattttgttttattctatttattatttattttatattcaacaAGGCATGACCCCTAATTTTTCTAGTATATTCGAAGGGTATGTATTATATGgaaaattttttagatattttaagaatattaatattatttataattttaatcgctaattttaattataaaatataaatcattCACATTAACTACTAGAATTATTGCAACACTAATATTTCTGAAGTTATTGAAATTCTTCTCTTAgtatttatttctttctcttgATAAATGACAATTgtattgaggaagagatgttgaCGTTGACGAGAAAGATGGTGTGGTGGAGATATCGAGAGAAGGATAAGAGCGAATATTAGATGATGAAGGGTGGattaggaaaaaaatattttgaccaaTTGTGATtaccaaaaaatttaataaaagaaaaaaaattgagcgttattataaatattataggtaaattcaaatcaaattaaacatttaagcataattttaaaatttttcgagagaaaaaataattatactTTATCCTAATATAAAATAATGTCCTTTATTTGGTTAAATGAGAGTTCTTATTGTTCTAAAACTATTCAtctatgattttaaatttttgtaaatatttttctaaaggtTTCGGTGAAAAACAtgtttagaaataaataaaattagttcTATTATTATCTCATATACAAATCCAATTTTACCTTGACTATGTTTACCAAATCAAAGGGCTATATTTGCATTTTTAATATGTAGGCAGTTGttgtttcaaattaaaattctaaaagaaaaacatatatatatatataaaaagttaaacaGAAGACCACTAAAATATAGGATCGGAGTCTCTTTGTGATACAAAATTATAAGTGGACATATAAATAAACTATAATATCGTTGGCCTGTATTGGTAGGTATATATTATgatgaagagaaaaaaataatgaaatgacGAAGATTCTCTTTGAcagtaattaaatattaatttaaaaaatatgttattttatttttattattttttaaagcaAATTAtatacctttttttatttttttttcgtagaacatttttgtttatcaaaaaGTATAGATAATACAATATTCAAAGATTAATTTTCAAATTGATTATTTGtgagtaaaaaatatataattacataATGACTGATTtaataattgataattttaatttcaaattgattATTTGTGAGTATTTTTGTTTATCATATTTATAAGTATAATAAATAGTTCAAGatttaaaatattcatttaatttcCACGTTGATTTGCGAGTAGGATATCATTAAATTTATTATTCCTAATAAAAACTATAAATCAATGAAAACTGTTAAGTGACCAATAATTTTTTTCCTACATTTATCTTGGATTTGAACCAACACTAACTAATTCCTCATTTTTCTACCCGAAAATATTAATTGTACCTTAGCATTTCTCCAaatcaaaatcacaataaaatgTACAAAAACTAGACAACaatgtaaattattatttttaaagacTAAAGCTTATTGAAATTTACTTTTCTATACCATTTTCGGttaataaaaaaatcctaaacaatccagatatatatagatatattacATCCTTCTAATTGTATGCATACCTGTTCCATTTTAGTTTTGGTTTTCAATCAACTTCTTTATGCATTATTTAAATTTGGGTGTACGTAGTTTGTGGTTTGCATGAAGAACATTCTAATGGCCGCTGGAGATGAAGAGGAAAAGAAGCGACACTTGGAGCAATTGGAGGAAGAAGTGCTTGTGACGTTGGAAGAGGCATTCAACAAATGCAGTGAAGGAAAGTCCTTCTTTGGAGGGAACAAGGTTGGATTCATTGACATTGCCTTTGGGAGCTTCTTGCCTTTTCTACGTGTGTTCGAAGAGATGAATGGAAGGGAGATCCTCGTTGCCGACAAGTTTCCAGAACTGGTGAATTGGGCTACAAATTTTGTTGAGGATTCCACTGTGACTGGAACTCTTCCTGAGATTGACAAGCTTGTTTTGTTTGCTACGGCTCTTCAAGAAAAATGGGTTGCTGCTAAAGTTGCTGCCAAGTAAAATGTTATTGGAATGATGTTATGAGATTTTGgagttttcttttctctttggtTTGAATGTTATGTTTCTTTGATGgcttttttttaatctatttatttattgtgTCAGATGATTTTGCTTGTGTGATAACACTAGCATTATGGTACTTCAACATTCAATAAAATTCGTAGTTCAATGAACTATGAAACAAAAAAAGTATCGATAACCAATTAGGGGTCAGTCAActtgagttaattttttaaatttcaaaaaatgcaCTCTCCAGTATTTGTGCAATATTATCTATCACCGTCTGTCGCCCGCCGTGCCGCCCATACTTGGGCACCCCCGCACACCAGTTCATTGCGTGCCGCGCTGGTCGCAGTGTCGCGCACTAATCCGTCAGGCACCGTATTTGCCGCGCCACCCATCACTCGCGCATTAGTTGTCACACACggtctttttttttatgtttctttctcTTAGCATttgaatgtgtttttttttttatgttttacatcttatgtttggatggttcttttttcttaagttttggataattttttaataattttaaatatttttttttattttttgatgtactttaatcaatatttttttgtgtcattttgttagattttaaatttttttaaataattttagattttttttttgttaaattttggattctctttttattatgttttgaatgtttcttttattaatttttgaatatttgttttataataattttagatttttgtttttatttagttttagatataatttttaaaaattttgaatgtttatttttagttgattttgaatttttttcataataatttaaattcacGTTTCAtctaaagagaaaataaaaaaggtctaattctatttattttttgtttctttcttaatAAACTTCATTTTTTACTAGTTAGTTGTACCCTTAATTAATTacctaataaaattaatataaaattaaaaaagaataatttcTGAATACCCACATTTTGAAGAATTGAATCATATATATAGGGTGCCAATATAAGCAAACAATGAGTATATATGGTACTAATTTTATTGTAAACTAATGTTTTGTCCataataatattacataattgtaagttttttaaataaattatattttaatatttaatttttattacaaaaataataatatataatatttttataataaatattacaaattttatcAAATTACAAAAAAATGATATATAGTGTTGTCAAGATGTAAACCATATGTAGACTTAATCTATAAGACTTAAACTTTTTGGAGTTAGATTAAGAATTAGTTTTGATATATTTTAATGGGTcaaaacttgatttttaaaaatttttttattaaaagtgatTGAACTAAGTTTtgataaattgaatttaaaataaattaagatttttatctaattttataattattgagtatttttctatttacaatttaaaactttaaaaatttaaaaataatcagGTTTTGactatttaaatttgaataattgaaattttagtttgattttatgaattgaaaataaattaatttatttatctctaattttaaattagaatactcaATTGAAAATAATCTGCAAGTTGacgaataaatagtatttttttaaaaataaataaattgtattatattttattttcaattactaCTCTACCTccaattttattgaaaatacctACATTAACCCAAAAGTTTCCAAATCAAATCCTAACCCTAATTTACAAACATAAACATTAACCTTAACACCATCTACCCTCAGCAACCGCCACCCACAATTTTTCCCTTCAacgtcacacacacacacacgcagatccgaaaaaaagaagaaggaagaagaagtagCACTGGCAGGGCCTGGTGCCACCGTCGCCGCCGTCCATGTCACATGTGAGAGAGAGACTGACGAAGAAGACGCGAGCCAGGAATGTTGCCGTCACCACGTGTCGCAGCTGGGAGTCAGAACGCGAGGGagaaagtgtaacaccctaactaccaaagctcacgcttccggctgcgcgactctgatagctcgaacattacgacgacttttataatatttaatactaaaatatgagcctgtttgaaaccttaaaccgcaataccgttcccaaaaatactttcatctgatgacatacatccataaataccatacaacttacaaaactcataaagagtacatccatatatatgtacaaatatatatataaataatattacaaacataatccaatacaatcccTATCACTCTTACAGATTAtgtcaagataaaggcgagggtacaataaaccataactaaaacaatatagagcatcacaacaacaattaaataagctctgcGTAACTTCagtgcccatatcctgaaaggagaaaaatgtagggggggtgagaacatcatcctcgaaagggttctcagtagagggtttttgggaattactgtaataggatacgtgagaataaccgcaccagtgatttataaccgtcttatgcctcttttcaaaaacaacggtttacaataaaagtaaagtcggaaatcttttctaaaagaggaaccgttcaattctcaaaaactcaaaaagcctttcaaaaatgTTTAACCATGTTGAACCAAATTAGCatttcatacttttccaaaccagaaacacaaaaatcgaaaccaaccatcggttcacctcattccaaccacggccctaggcccaaacaatccaaccagcaaccaatcaccacagtccaacagagtcccagtagcaaacacaaatagaaagatgcaagcacaaacaaacagttattgcaagtagaacaattagcaattaatcacataggcaaaccaagtataatatgcacacccaaacaatgtcacataaatgcatatgatgcatgcctgtccctagtggctgatgatatcatctgtcggatatagagccaacccgataagtcctggtagctaaccattggactgtccctctgtcgcgcatccccaactcgagttatactcatcataaacttgatcataatcatgatccatatccatcaccctcactggtgaatatttacgagggcgagctcatccggggctttcacaatgcccggccacacttacgacatagggtcaacagagtatcaagtctcaacctggagcacgtggtggctagccactgctactatccagggaaactcgtatctcagatagtggaagtgcaaaatcacaattatcaatatctcagcatatatgcattcattctcagccatggatcaacatccatcttagccatccggctcacggttcaatccagaaccagccaatattgataaatcatacacagccattccgggtcacggttcaatccagaaccagccaatattcataaatcatacatagccatttcGGCTCAcgataaaacagcacttccacattcaaaatcatcaaattcatgaaatcggcatttaagccataaatcactttctcaattcatttcactttgaaatcaagtttcaactcttttcagccttggctttaaagatctcatttctcaaattatctcaggctcataagccaattttttactcaaggaaaattccctttttaaaataagccactctcggcttcctctttccaaaacttccaaaaccatggaaagttaaagatctctttgagatattcaaaatcacccatccaacaatgggattttataacaaacgTTCCTTGGCAGGgtcccaagtccttaggggagGATAGCATAACttatttcgccaaattcatttaaaatcatcaaaaccttggctttccgatttgagtaataaaatagggtctaagccaaaccgagtcacgtaatcatttacttctttcaaagccgtttcctttacttaggcaaaaccaaatTTAACCCCCATGATGAATTCTaaaacgtttcaactgttcaaaattgaaAGAGacacaatgcctttcttaagaagcaagactaagtcacaatttcctctttaataattcatttcaaaagcatgaatcctTCTTTCCTTGATAATTCaagtaaaatagtagaagtctttaactcatcatttttccagacaacattcCATAAaaactcggattttatagaaatttcggcagcacctcccccaaaacttggactttgccacccggttcgggtccctactaaaccgtttcacaatccttttcaacagcccaaattccaaaatcagTCCAAGGCAAGCCAAAATCCAATAGTCATCTCAAtttcatatttcaagaaaaccgtttcaaCATCAAATCATTATtagccgaataaactcatttctaaagctttaaagaaacggttcagtaacaatcatttatcaaaaattaAACCAGATTATTTAAAGCCAGCTAGGCTAAACTCAAGAGTGGATTCTATTTTTcatatcatcaaaataattgactcaattcaaaccaatcctcaacggattaaactcatttcaaatctttaaagaatcgacTTCAAACATTAcgtttcacaagccacacaacgaTTTAGCCAAaacaacatccatagtcattcgagtcaatcaaataatacataaggcagatacaatcaccaaatacacaatatctcacatcagtatccatatgtaataattccaatacataaaacatagtttttggaaagcgcccctacctcaaaacgcaattccataacccaagcgcctcataagttcttttcacctcaacttaaaatcaaaggcagcttcaaagcacagccccacacatttttgcagcagcataaacagctctaaattacaacaagcaacctcagttactaactctaggaacattaataccataaaggctttaatacacgtacgggacactaacgtaaagctttcgaaacataatttcttaccggaatAACAACACGAAGCAGCTACAGTTTCGGACCGGCCCCGGCacagctccggcggcggccagaagctctggtggatcaactataaaaaacCACGCAGCATCAAAACCTTCTCGAAATTCCAAAAGAActgaaatcaaacttaaaacgCTTACCGGCAAAATTTTCCGGTGACAGCAGCAGGGTCTCAAGCGGCGGAaacggccagaagctccggtgtgATTCCGGCAGCCACAACCACTTCTCCGGCAACCATTCACGACAGGCGACGACCACTGCAACAGCTGGCTGGACGGCGGCAGCTTCTGACGGCAATGGAAGCTTCGGCGGCGCCAAGACCTCTCGCAGCAGACCGAAGCAGCAGACACGGAGGGGGTTTCACCTCGCTTCTCTTCGCAGCTGGCAAGGACGACTATCCAGCTCCGGCGATAGCGAGCTCGCGGTAGCAGTGGCGGTATGCAGGTGTGACAGTGGCGCACAAGGTAGCGCCCCTCTCTCTTCACCGCGAGCTCCCTCTTTGCACGACGCCTCCCTCTTGGTCTCTCACTCCCCTCTGGTCACGACATGAACGGCGGCAGCAGGGAGGGTTCGACGGACCCGAGCAGCGTGGTGGCAGCGAGCTAGGAGGCTCCTTCCTCCCTTGCGCGCGTGCGTCCTCCCTTCTCCCCTGAACGGCACCGACGAGCAGAGGTGATGGATCCACGAACCAAGTGCCACTGGCGGCGCGGCCCTCTCTCTCACTGGTCTGTTTCTTCCTTCTTCGTGGGTGTTGGGGAAGGCAATGTGTGCCATGTGATGAGAGGTGCGGCTGGGGGTGCATGAGGGGGAGGAACGGCGATGAGCTAGGAAATGGAGAGCGTGGCGGTGATTCGATTTGAGAAAGGGGAGAAGGGTGTTACTGTTGGATTCAAGAGAAGTCGTGCATTGATTTGGTGAAAGGGAAGAGGAACCCAGCAGCTGATGGAGTTGGGTTAGGGAAGggtttcatttttcaaaaattagggttaagggcatttcagtaatttcacttaaaatagggataatatagtaattgaaatccaatttaaatccaacactatttgtatatagaaaaatactatttactcatcacttttacaaattattttcaacaaaatgcccaaatcaaatgattagaaataatatacttaatttcttcatttttccaaaatagcaatatcaatatattaaaatattgattatttagtccatatcatataaaatccttattatttcataactatcaactttataatttaaatatagaaaataacccaataattataaaattggataataatcataactcgtctcaaattcaataaattaaaaattgccttaattatctctaataaaataatttctgaaattaaggctataaataactatatgatttgagacttactcataaaaagacttttcaaaggttttgggtcttacattctacccgccttataaaaattttcgccctcgaaaattgatataaaacgATAGAAgtttcataacagttcacccttgaataCATTTCAGGaataagcaaaaatatctcaacatatagacttatatacgattttcaaatacttggatggtCGTATGCATAAAGATGTGAAGGTAAGAATATGGTTGCAAAGCACacattacaagataggctcaaatGCAAAAGATGTCATGGTTCAAGCATGTGGTAGAAAAGCAAGGCATTGAAGGTTATAAAACAGGATGAGGTTACAACGACGTGCTcaacatccgcacactaatctcatctcaacctcaaagtttcaactctccaactccatcaagcactttacaactTCATAGCCGATCATGAGCCTAACACCCGCAAACTCGTTTGCAAgggacaaaacacccacaacttaTCATAACGTTACACACTTACCGCTTCACCTTctatatacacatatcacgtcttaaagaactaacgcatcgcgttactacgtctacaagtcgcacgtgatatcaaaacaattctcgagtctactcataAGGATACAAGATTTAGGAATGAGAGATAAATGTCAACaataatactcatagatttgagagAGTGTATCCAATTTCCAGATAAACAAAGacgctcaagcaatgaagtttgccagaaataaatcaattgacaacttcaaagataacccttagatAAAAGAAATTCAATAGGTCCAATAAGAAGAATcagcacattaatttgaaccaaattcaaattgggtcgaagaagtatgaggtttacagaagagaatatttcagacccaagacaaagctcacagaactcaagagcacgattaaaggtacttccgaatacattgttcataaaggAACCAAAACTTGCGGAAAAACCACTTCGCAGTCTAAAAGAAAGGTTAAGTAATAACATCCtccaagagagtaacaaaagcataatcgTGGCTTTACtccaatacaatttcatgttgaagtaaatcatgtagagttttaaaaacaaaatgcacacaagtttcgccaagagctaaaatatttcctcaaatattttagaaagataattaggtgcacaacttaaccaaaagtaattcataaaactcggaagagaaatcaaatgcttgttcaaaaattcccaaagcccatattcaaacaagcgtgtataacatagCGGGGacaaaagaggaagttaaactctcttTAGAAAAGAAGTTCCGAGGTAAAATTTTTGCTTACAATCTGATAAGGAgacaagtggtgcgttacaaacgaacaGGTTTCCATTAAACAAGGAAACttttcaaaacctcatttaaaatagcgcttgCCAACTTTGAATTAACttcgtcaaaattgaacaatggtttcaatctc
Encoded here:
- the LOC112748271 gene encoding protein MAIN-LIKE 1-like — translated: MYRLNGIAHVAGFIDEEPTRCVRTIRRQQKMILHDRIMPYLDSAGLLHVARLNDYWFKLDEPLISAFVERWRPETHTFHMPFGECTVTLQDVAYQFGLPVDGFPVSGCLSDFEQLMEGGKPAWQWFEELFGELPPEDCIDEFTVSYGWFQNRLRVMPNDATDSMVQVYARGYIMMLLSMMLFGDKSGARVHLRWLPYVADLDGLGKLFKHINRFM
- the LOC112750154 gene encoding glutathione S-transferase U17 encodes the protein MAAKSSDLKLLGGWFSPFASRVKIALNIKGLEYENIEEDLNSKSDFLLRSNPVHKKIPVLIHGDKPICESLVIVQYIDEVWSNGPSILPRDAYDRTIARFWGSYIDDKFVVCMKNILMAAGDEEEKKRHLEQLEEEVLVTLEEAFNKCSEGKSFFGGNKVGFIDIAFGSFLPFLRVFEEMNGREILVADKFPELVNWATNFVEDSTVTGTLPEIDKLVLFATALQEKWVAAKVAAK